The Rhododendron vialii isolate Sample 1 chromosome 5a, ASM3025357v1 genome contains a region encoding:
- the LOC131325382 gene encoding uncharacterized protein LOC131325382 isoform X3: MENHNNNDTAAPEEEEETAEEEGEQLGSSSTLERVAVAKQFIENHYKSHMKHIKERRERRSVLEKKLASSDVSEEEQINLLKDLERKETQYMRLKRHKICVDDFELLIIIGRGAFGEVRLCREKKSGNIFAMKKLTKSEMLSRGQVEHVRAERNLLAEVASHFIVKLFYSFQDAEYLYLIMEYLPGGDIMTLLMREESLTETVARFYIAQSVLAIESIHKHNYIHRDIKPDNLLLDKNGHMKLSDFGLCKPLDCSNLCPINENDVMTDDNLREAMDDNGCFPDDGNGSRWKSPLEQLQHWQMNRRTLAFSTVGTPDYIAPEVLLKKGYGTECDWWSLGAIMYEMLVGYPPFYSDDPITTCRKIVHWKNHLKFPQEARLTPEAKDLICRLLCDVEHRLGTRGAHQIKAHPWFKDVVWDKLYEMEAAFKPEVNGELDTQNFMKFDEVYPPAAGARMGSGPLRKMLMTPKDLNFVGYTYKNFEAVKGLRYSFAFVRALAVRPTAWSSMCHR, from the exons ATGGAGAATCACAACAACAACGACACAGCGGCgccggaggaggaggaagagacgGCGGAGGAAGAAGGAGAACAGCTCGGTTCGAGCTCGACTCTCGAGAGGGTCGCTGTTGCCAAGCAATTCATCGAGAACCACTACAAATCTCACATGAAACACATCAAAGAGCGCAGGGAAAG GCGCTCGGTGCTAGAAAAAAAGTTAGCTTCTTCAGATGTGTCAGAGGAGGAACAAATCAATCTATTGAAGGATTTGGAGCGCAAAGAGACTCAGTATATGAGACTTAAACGGCATAAGATCTGTGTTGATGATTTTGAGCTTCTAATTATTATTGGAAGAGGAGCCTTTGGGGAG GTTAGGCTGTGTCGGGAGAAGAAATCTGGCAATATATTTGCCATGAAAAAACTTACGAAGTCAGAAATGCTTAGTAGGGGACAG GTTGAACATGTTAGAGCTGAAAGGAATTTGCTTGCAGAAGTTGCCAGCCACTTTATCGTAAAACTCTTTTATTCCTTTCAAGATGCTGAATACTTGTATCTGATAATGGAATATTTGCCTGGTGGTGACATCATGACTTTGCTGATGAGAGAAGAGTCTTTAACTGAAACTGTGGCTCGATTTTACATTGCTCAAAGTGTCCTGGCTATAGAGTCTATCCACAAGCATAACTACATCCACAG AGATATTAAACCTGACAACCTTCTATTGGACAAAAATGGTCATATGAAGCTTTCTGATTTTGGTCTTTGCAAGCCTCTCGACTGTTCAAATTTATGTCCTATAAATGAAAATGATGTGATGACTGATGACAATTTGAGGGAAGCGATGGACGACAATGGATGCTTTCCAGATGATGGTAATGGAAGTCGCTGGAAAAGCCCCCTTGAACAGTTGCAGCATTGGCAAATGAACAGGAGGACATTG gCTTTCTCCACGGTGGGTACACCTGATTATATTGCCCCTGAAGTGTTACTGAAAAAAGGATATGGCACAGAGTGTGACTG GTGGTCACTTGGTGCCATAATGTATGAGATGCTGGTTGGCTACCCCCCATTCTACTCTGATGATCCTATAACAACATGTAGAAAG ATTGTGCATTGGAAAAATCACTTAAAGTTTCCCCAGGAAGCAAGGTTAACTCCGGAAGCGAAGGATCTAATCTGTAGGTTGCTTTGTGATGTTGAACATAGGCTAGGTACTCGAGGGGCACACCAAATAaaa GCTCATCCCTGGTTCAAAGATGTTGTTTGGGACAAACTCTATGAAATGGAGGCAGCATTTAAACCAGAGGTCAATGGGGAACTTGATACTCAAAATTTCATGAAATTTGATGAG GTGTATCCTCCAGCTGCAGGAGCTAGAATGGGTTCTGGACCCTTGAGAAAG
- the LOC131325382 gene encoding uncharacterized protein LOC131325382 isoform X4: MENHNNNDTAAPEEEEETAEEEGEQLGSSSTLERVAVAKQFIENHYKSHMKHIKERRERRSVLEKKLASSDVSEEEQINLLKDLERKETQYMRLKRHKICVDDFELLIIIGRGAFGEVRLCREKKSGNIFAMKKLTKSEMLSRGQVEHVRAERNLLAEVASHFIVKLFYSFQDAEYLYLIMEYLPGGDIMTLLMREESLTETVARFYIAQSVLAIESIHKHNYIHRDIKPDNLLLDKNGHMKLSDFGLCKPLDCSNLCPINENDVMTDDNLREAMDDNGCFPDDGNGSRWKSPLEQLQHWQMNRRTLAFSTVGTPDYIAPEVLLKKGYGTECDWWSLGAIMYEMLVGYPPFYSDDPITTCRKIVHWKNHLKFPQEARLTPEAKDLICRLLCDVEHRLGTRGAHQIKAHPWFKDVVWDKLYEMEAAFKPEVNGELDTQNFMKFDEVYPPAAGARMGSGPLRKMLMTPKDLNFVGYTYKNFEAVKGLRYSFGL, from the exons ATGGAGAATCACAACAACAACGACACAGCGGCgccggaggaggaggaagagacgGCGGAGGAAGAAGGAGAACAGCTCGGTTCGAGCTCGACTCTCGAGAGGGTCGCTGTTGCCAAGCAATTCATCGAGAACCACTACAAATCTCACATGAAACACATCAAAGAGCGCAGGGAAAG GCGCTCGGTGCTAGAAAAAAAGTTAGCTTCTTCAGATGTGTCAGAGGAGGAACAAATCAATCTATTGAAGGATTTGGAGCGCAAAGAGACTCAGTATATGAGACTTAAACGGCATAAGATCTGTGTTGATGATTTTGAGCTTCTAATTATTATTGGAAGAGGAGCCTTTGGGGAG GTTAGGCTGTGTCGGGAGAAGAAATCTGGCAATATATTTGCCATGAAAAAACTTACGAAGTCAGAAATGCTTAGTAGGGGACAG GTTGAACATGTTAGAGCTGAAAGGAATTTGCTTGCAGAAGTTGCCAGCCACTTTATCGTAAAACTCTTTTATTCCTTTCAAGATGCTGAATACTTGTATCTGATAATGGAATATTTGCCTGGTGGTGACATCATGACTTTGCTGATGAGAGAAGAGTCTTTAACTGAAACTGTGGCTCGATTTTACATTGCTCAAAGTGTCCTGGCTATAGAGTCTATCCACAAGCATAACTACATCCACAG AGATATTAAACCTGACAACCTTCTATTGGACAAAAATGGTCATATGAAGCTTTCTGATTTTGGTCTTTGCAAGCCTCTCGACTGTTCAAATTTATGTCCTATAAATGAAAATGATGTGATGACTGATGACAATTTGAGGGAAGCGATGGACGACAATGGATGCTTTCCAGATGATGGTAATGGAAGTCGCTGGAAAAGCCCCCTTGAACAGTTGCAGCATTGGCAAATGAACAGGAGGACATTG gCTTTCTCCACGGTGGGTACACCTGATTATATTGCCCCTGAAGTGTTACTGAAAAAAGGATATGGCACAGAGTGTGACTG GTGGTCACTTGGTGCCATAATGTATGAGATGCTGGTTGGCTACCCCCCATTCTACTCTGATGATCCTATAACAACATGTAGAAAG ATTGTGCATTGGAAAAATCACTTAAAGTTTCCCCAGGAAGCAAGGTTAACTCCGGAAGCGAAGGATCTAATCTGTAGGTTGCTTTGTGATGTTGAACATAGGCTAGGTACTCGAGGGGCACACCAAATAaaa GCTCATCCCTGGTTCAAAGATGTTGTTTGGGACAAACTCTATGAAATGGAGGCAGCATTTAAACCAGAGGTCAATGGGGAACTTGATACTCAAAATTTCATGAAATTTGATGAG GTGTATCCTCCAGCTGCAGGAGCTAGAATGGGTTCTGGACCCTTGAGAAAG
- the LOC131325383 gene encoding protein ALP1-like, translating to MEVSPFPFLNHESFASLFTSFQEQPDQKRQKTDPVNSDSTPFRDILSSFLSFDEDDNTKSQSQFQFQSQSQSQSQTMTDGFYPIDGFFQEPDQKDPPRPKRARTPNGPDANVSATASEASANGGGGGARRLWVKSRSKAWWDQCSHPDFPESEFRRAFKMSKSTFEFICSELDPVINKKDTMLRLAIPVRQRVAVCIWRLATGEPLRLVSKKFGLGISTCHKLVLEVCGAIKSVMMSKFLNWPDEERMTRVKREFELVSGIPNLGGSIYTTHVPIIAPKVNGPAYFNKRHTERNQKTSYSITVQGVVDSKGVFTDVCIGWPGSMSDDKVLEKSALSQRASRGLLKDIWIVGNGGYPLMDWVLVPYAQQNLWTQRVFNEKAGEVERVAKEAFSRLKGRWSCLQKRTEVKLQDLPVVLGACCVLHNICEMRNEAMEPSETGFDLFDDEIVPENAVRSVDAMRARDQIAHHLLHHSFADTGLP from the coding sequence ATGGAAGTCTCCCCTTTCCCATTCCTCAACCACGAATCCTTCGCCAGTTTGTTCACCTCATTCCAAGAACAACCCGATCAGAAGCGCCAGAAAACAGACCCCGTCAACTCCGACTCGACGCCGTTCAGAGACATCCTCTCCTCGTTCCTCTCCTTCGACGAAGACGATAACACGAAATCCCAAtcccaattccaattccaatcccaatcccaatcccaatcccaaacAATGACCGACGGCTTCTACCCGATCGACGGCTTCTTCCAAGAACCGGATCAAAAGGACCCGCCCCGACCCAAACGCGCCAGAACCCCGAACGGACCCGACGCCAACGTCTCCGCGACCGCTTCCGAGGCGTCGGCCAACGGCGGAGGCGGGGGAGCGCGGCGTTTGTGGGTGAAGAGCCGGTCGAAGGCGTGGTGGGACCAGTGCAGCCACCCGGATTTCCCAGAATCAGAATTTCGACGCGCTTTCAAAATGAGTAAATCCACGTTCGAGTTCATATGCAGCGAGCTCGACCCGGTCATCAACAAGAAGGACACCATGCTCCGGCTGGCCATACCGGTCCGCCAGCGCGTCGCCGTCTGCATCTGGCGGCTGGCCACCGGGGAGCCCCTGCGCCTGGTCTCCAAGAAATTCGGTCTGGGCATCTCCACGTGCCACAAGCTCGTGCTGGAAGTCTGCGGGGCCATCAAGAGCGTCATGATGAGCAAGTTCTTGAACTGGCCCGACGAGGAGAGAATGACGAGGGTGAAGAGGGAATTCGAGCTGGTTTCCGGGATTCCGAACTTGGGCGGATCAATCTACACTACCCACGTGCCTATCATCGCGCCCAAGGTGAACGGACCGGCTTATTTCAACAAGAGGCACACGGAGAGGAACCAGAAGACGTCGTATTCGATCACGGTACAAGGCGTTGTCGATTCGAAGGGGGTGTTTACGGACGTCTGCATCGGGTGGCCGGGGTCTATGAGCGATGACAAGGTTCTGGAGAAATCGGCGCTTTCGCAGAGGGCAAGTCGCGGGCTTCTGAAGGACATTTGGATCGTGGGGAACGGCGGGTACCCTTTGATGGACTGGGTGCTGGTGCCTTACGCTCAGCAGAACCTGTGGACGCAGAGGGTGTTCAACGAGAAAGCCGGGGAGGTGGAGAGGGTGGCGAAGGAAGCGTTTTCGCGGTTGAAAGGGAGGTGGAGTTGTCTGCAGAAGAGGACCGAGGTGAAGCTCCAGGACTTGCCCGTGGTCCTCGGTGCTTGTTGCGTGCTGCACAACATTTGCGAGATGAGGAACGAGGCGATGGAACCGAGCGAGACCGGTTTTGATCTCTTCGACGATGAGATTGTGCCGGAGAATGCCGTGAGGTCCGTCGACGCGATGCGAGCTAGGGATCAGATTGCTCACCATTTGTTACACCACAGTTTTGCGGACACTGGTCTTCCATAG